A single genomic interval of Granulicella tundricola MP5ACTX9 harbors:
- a CDS encoding nuclear transport factor 2 family protein has protein sequence MTMTEQNEVSEIERLENVRYAAMLSQDVEALDVLLHDRLLHVHSTGNQHTKMAYLSGLKNRDWEYHQIDRSQQNIILQRDTALVFNHLFLRLELKGKAIQLHNQALSVWIREKGAWQLIAMHSGLEPSETR, from the coding sequence ATGACCATGACGGAACAAAACGAAGTTTCTGAGATTGAGCGACTAGAGAACGTCCGCTACGCAGCGATGTTGAGCCAGGATGTGGAAGCACTCGATGTGCTCTTGCATGATCGCCTGTTACACGTGCATTCCACGGGCAATCAGCACACGAAGATGGCATATCTCAGCGGATTAAAGAACCGGGATTGGGAGTACCACCAGATCGACCGTTCTCAACAGAACATCATCCTGCAACGGGATACCGCACTTGTTTTCAATCATCTTTTTCTTCGTTTGGAATTGAAGGGTAAGGCGATTCAACTCCATAACCAAGCGCTTTCGGTATGGATTCGAGAGAAGGGCGCGTGGCAACTCATCGCAATGCACTCGGGTTTAGAGCCGTCCGAAACAAGATGA
- a CDS encoding cupin domain-containing protein translates to MTALEDTLRAFERAATLDSTVAYMGSLMTFLAKASETDGRFALMEYYTKPGNEPPPHIHDREHEMYFVLEGSMRFYCEDKTMDINAGDVVFLPQGKAHAFNCLSPQVRTLILVAASGEGSVGLDSYFLTMGEEPQSMSLPDHALTYVEETPERAIKACNDNGIYVMSEDETRKALPQYPGFGAPVR, encoded by the coding sequence ATGACTGCGCTTGAAGACACCCTAAGAGCATTTGAACGAGCGGCCACGCTTGATTCGACGGTCGCATATATGGGCAGCCTGATGACGTTCCTTGCAAAGGCCTCTGAGACCGATGGCCGCTTTGCTTTGATGGAGTACTACACCAAGCCTGGCAACGAGCCGCCACCACACATCCATGATCGAGAACATGAGATGTACTTCGTGCTGGAGGGCTCCATGCGTTTCTATTGCGAGGACAAGACGATGGATATCAACGCAGGGGACGTAGTTTTTCTTCCTCAGGGAAAGGCGCACGCTTTCAACTGCCTTTCTCCTCAAGTACGCACCTTGATCCTTGTGGCAGCCTCGGGAGAAGGCTCGGTGGGGCTCGACAGTTATTTTCTGACGATGGGTGAGGAGCCGCAGAGCATGTCACTCCCAGATCACGCGTTGACATACGTGGAAGAAACACCCGAGCGGGCCATCAAGGCCTGTAACGACAATGGAATTTATGTGATGTCTGAGGATGAAACAAGGAAGGCGTTGCCCCAGTATCCGGGCTTCGGCGCACCGGTGCGATGA
- a CDS encoding cupin domain-containing protein, producing the protein MQTVLNSLPAQEGVRLIEPGEGKPFDLGPVHFQWKVRGEDSAHAYTIFELHLAPGGGVDLHSHASPESFYVLEGEMTFFRIVDGTQEAFVCGPGSTIVIPPNALHALFNKSAGACRLLDVSTVSHQDFFDEVQAADRNESFASLEPKVAGVRLSEIARRNEMYLAPYDVNTKKEID; encoded by the coding sequence GCCGGGCGAAGGAAAGCCCTTTGATCTGGGCCCAGTCCACTTCCAGTGGAAGGTCCGTGGTGAGGATAGTGCTCACGCCTACACGATATTCGAGCTCCATCTGGCCCCCGGTGGCGGCGTTGATCTACACAGTCACGCCTCTCCCGAAAGCTTCTATGTGCTCGAAGGGGAAATGACCTTCTTCCGCATAGTCGATGGGACGCAGGAAGCCTTTGTGTGCGGTCCAGGGTCGACGATCGTTATCCCTCCCAATGCGCTCCACGCCCTCTTCAACAAAAGCGCTGGCGCTTGCCGGTTGCTGGACGTTTCGACGGTTTCTCACCAGGACTTCTTCGATGAGGTACAGGCGGCTGATCGGAACGAGAGCTTCGCGTCCCTTGAACCGAAAGTTGCGGGAGTTCGCTTGTCAGAGATCGCTCGCAGGAACGAGATGTACCTCGCTCCGTACGACGTCAACACAAAGAAGGAGATCGATTAG